One Anolis carolinensis isolate JA03-04 chromosome 4, rAnoCar3.1.pri, whole genome shotgun sequence DNA window includes the following coding sequences:
- the LOC107983727 gene encoding uncharacterized protein LOC107983727 translates to MMQNTATGSILRKGYCFECPIPWHPHQLGSAPGPGFAQASNRPYVTFPASPVASAASPSSGFNIVPLAGSASGAVWTPASPGAPPGAFLPTGYSPQQTTVPGQIQPFSSPSTPLALPQRPPEAPTPVTTQSSGPSTQEPDAAFPVSEKVRECQTRANSISTSNTGTTGTTMTTPVDVCAVDDGRSCGGGLGIPNGAQNPSPCDLFQQGYCAKCAIPWHPHQPGSGPDPGPGFGPGPGFGPGFGPCPGFGPGSGSSSGPGSSSGPGPGSGSGPGSGPGPGPGPGFPQAPHSSYPFVTFSVSPVTSAAPPCNIIPLSGSATGPIWTSSGQVAPPSAVLPLGYSPLHSPVPSQTQPFTCPSLPQSPVISHAGSLIPLPSAAPSPVLSQNSGQLIQGPAAAAAAVTAAAVAPGPPSFLVPGPIGKMPRERHTRANSVSTNGSGGTGPPRPTLEGAQPFLERIVGEIAFQLDRRILSSIFPDRIRLYGFTVGNIPDKIMQSGNDPLCPVPEEQRKAMMEHYEDIMNRLKPNDYDPNYHPQLTEYIVNTFGILRERPDTTKIGGDFYNDVNYLQEVVENVVPTDKRADCLVLLRCLHMLSQADGKPLFIW, encoded by the exons ATGATGCAAAACACTGCAACCGGCAGCATCCTTCGGAAGGGCTACTGCTTCGAGTGCCCCATCCCCTGGCACCCGCACCAACTTGGCTCCGCCCCTGGCCCTGGCTTTGCCCAAGCGTCCAACAGACCCTACGTGACATTCCCCGCCAGCCCCGTTGCAAGCGCAGCTTCTCCTAGCAGCGGCTTCAACATCGTGCCATTGGCCGGATCTGCCTCTGGCGCCGTTTGGACACCTGCATCCCCTGGTGCCCCGCCGGGCGCCTTCCTGCCCACTGGCTACTCGCCCCAGCAGACCACTGTCCCCGGCCAGATCCAGCCCTTCAGCAGCCCCTCCACGCCCCTGGCCCTGCCCCAGAGACCCCCCGAGGCCCCAACCCCAGTCACCACCCAGAGCTCTGGCCCTTCAACCCAAGAACCCGACGCTGCCTTTCCCGTCAGCGAGAAGGTCCGCGAGTGCCAGACCCGGGCAAACTCCATATCCACCAGCAACACTGGCACCACCGGCACCACCATGACAACGCCAG TGGATGTCTGCGCTGTTGACGATGGTAGAAGCTGTGGTGGTGGCTTGGGCATTCCCAATGGGGCACAAAACCCCTCACCCTGCGACCTCTTTCAACAGGGCTACTGTGCCAAGTGTGCCATCCCCTGGCACCCGCACCAACCTGGCTCCGGCCCTGACCCTGGCCCTGGCTTTGGCCCTGGCCCTGGCTTTGGCCCTGGCTTTGGCCCTTGCCCTGGCTTTGGCCCTGGCTCTGGCTCCAGCTCCGGCCCTGGCTCCAGCTCCGGCCCCGGCCCTGGCTCCGGTTCTGGCCCTGGCTCTGGTCCTGGCCCCGGCCCCGGCCCTGGCTTTCCCCAAGCGCCTCACAGTTCCTACCCCTTCGTGACGTTCTCCGTCAGCCCTGTTACAAGTGCAGCCCCTCCTTGCAACATCATCCCATTGTCTGGGAGCGCCACTGGCCCCATTTGGACATCTTCGGGCCAGGTTGCCCCTCCAAGCGCCGTCCTACCGCTTGGCTATTCACCCCTGCACAGCCCTGTCCCCAGCCAGACCCAGCCCTTCACCTGCCCCTCATTGCCTCAGAGCCCCGTCATATCTCATGCTGGGTCCCTGATCCCACTCCCGTCCGCGGCCCCATCACCAGTCCTTAGCCAGAACTCTGGCCAACTGATCCAaggccctgctgctgctgctgctgccgtcaCCGCCGCCGCTGTGGCTCCtggtcctccttccttcctcgtcCCCGGCCCCATCGGCAAGATGCCCCGAGAGCGGCACACACGGGCCAACTCCGTGTCCACCAATGGTTCAGGCGGCACCGGGCCCCCCAGGCCAACGCTAG AGGGTGCGCAGCCGTTCTTGGAGCGCATTGTGGGTGAGATTGCCTTCCAGCTGGACCGACGGATCCTCTCCAGCATCTTCCCTGACCGGATTCGTCTGTATGGCTTCACAGTCGGCAACATCCCAGATAAAATCATGCAG AGCGGAAACGACCCCCTCTGCCCGGTGCCCGAGGAGCAGCGCAAGGCGATGATGGAGCACTACGAAGACATCATGAACCGGCTGAAGCCCAATGACTATGACCCGAACTACCACCCACAGCTCACCGAATACATCGTGAACACCTTTGGGATCCTGCGGGAGCGGCCGGACACCACCAAGATCGGAGGGGACTTCTACAACGACGTCAACTACCTGCAGGAGGTGGTGGAGAACGTGGTGCCCACGGACAAGAGGGCGGACTGCCTGGTGCTGCTCCGCTGCCTCCACATGCTCTCCCAGGCCGACGGGAAGCCCCTCTTCATCTGGTGA